From Bradyrhizobium sp. 4:
GTCTCTCATCATTCTCCTTGAGCATCTGTGCTCTCTGGGCGGCATTGAGGTAGGTGACACCATTGATGCTGACGAGGTAATAAATGAAGTCCGCACCGGTCTCCTCAGTTCGGAAGACGTAGTCCTGTTTTTCGAGGTCGATGATACGGGCCGCGCAGCGCGTGATGAAGTTTCTGAGACATTCATTCCTGGTGATCATTCCACGATCGTGGAGGCGAGCACGGATACGCTCAAGCTGGCTGAGTTTGTTTTTCATTTCGCGTAGTTGCTGATGTAACCCGCAGCTTCGGGGTCTGGTAATGGAATCTCAGTGAGGGCGGAAATCTTGTCGAGATATTCTCCGAATGCGATTTTGTCCAAGTCTTTCGTCGAGGCGGGAAGTTTGATTTCCTCCCCACGTATTTTCTTGAACACTGGCGGCAGTAGTTTGCGCTTGAAGAATTCGTGAAGGTCGTTGGAATTTTCGCCAGTCTCTCGCTCAA
This genomic window contains:
- a CDS encoding helix-turn-helix domain-containing protein; amino-acid sequence: MKNKLSQLERIRARLHDRGMITRNECLRNFITRCAARIIDLEKQDYVFRTEETGADFIYYLVSINGVTYLNAAQRAQMLKENDERLAWFDNYQTPAKV